gctgttgctgctgctgcctaaTGAAAAGCTCTACACTCTAACACTTTACTTTAAAGTGGACAACTTTGTGTTAATTTCCTGCATAGTTTTGGCACGTTCACAGCTAAATAACTATACAAAGTTTTCTAAATAGCACAATTTAAACTCACATAAAAAAGTGTAATTCTTCCTATGAGATTTGAGCCTCACTCTGTCAATGTGACAGCTTTGCAATATTTAATATGAGCGCAATGGAGacaaatatgtaatatatatcaaaataattgtcagaGAATTTCAGATTAGTATTGCACTCCATCATAATGTGTTGGTTTAAGTAGCACTGTGTAAGTGTTATGCTTGCAGTCTTTTCTAAGCCATCACAATAGTGCAGAAAATACATAGAGAAGCAGTAGCTTATCAGGGTTGTGGCTCATGTTGCAGAGCATGTAGTCACCACTATTTGCATTTCTAGCATAAAAGGGCCCTGTGAAGGTGTTGCCTATTTTAGAGAAGAGGGCTGGAAGGTCAACAGATTATTCAGCTCAATGTAGGTGGAGAATGCTAAGCACTTCTCCCTTATTCAAATGACAATGGTTAACTTATATGCTTTAATAATTCATTATTCAGTAAATGTTGTTCGAACAATTAATGGCTGTAGAAAAAGAACACCATCTGCGTTTAGATTGCTCCCCTATTAAGCCTGTAGTTTAGTATATGATTCTGAAGGTGCAGAAAATGCCACTGCCCCCTATGTTTTCCCAGGTAGCTATCATATAGACTCTATGTAGCTATTAAACTGAAAAGCTGCCTTGTTGATGTGGGAGTCAAGGAAGGCAGAAAAGGTAGAGTGATAGAAACCGAGCTAAGACTAGAGTAAACCTTGGCCGAGCATTCAGCTGATGGAGAGAGCTGCGTGCTTtgagaagagtccaaatgacgTTCAGTTGTTGGTATTGTTCCTATGAAGTCAGTAAGAtgcatttgtatagcacttttcacatatataaaatcacaaagtggtaaaaattacacaataaaagcaataaaaagacGGATCCACAGCACAGGGCCTGAGAAGATTAAAAACAGAGGCAGCAGCAAATAGGGACAAACAAGTTATTAGCTATATTGATAAGTTCTCTAAATGCCTGTttgaataataatttttaaaaagtaacacaATCTGCTACTCATTAATACtatattaatacttttataGTAGCTTTTCATTCAGGTTCTACCTGTAAATATTACTGCTTAGACCTCACTTCCTGgtggtctagtggctaggattcggcACTCTCACCGCCGCAGCACTGCTTCGATTTCCGGTCAGGGAATAATGAATTATTTCCCGATTTACCCTCGATAAAGATAAGTTAAGTATCTAATTTTGTGCTTTGGGTGGTGTTACGGTTTTAACGAGTCACTCTGTTAACTGGCAACTTTTATCCGAATGAGTCACTGCGATCAAGCCAGCCTCCACTTACTTCTTTTTGCAGTACGTGTATTtacttagcctggctaacaccagactaatcacaaatgagattagtctggaaaccagccgttcatttctccgtagaggaggtgtggtttacgatccccggagccgtttattgggcgcttagaatgtctatcaaaagcgtctgtaggtagctcttagccaatcgtatcagttacaccagatgacgtagtagagcgacagaaattgatgtttgttgtgtgtgtgtctgtgagagagtgttgcttgctgctttgcttctccagttctcactttctgcaagattatttattttcacgctttattcccccccatgtcattcagccacacacatccactgattttatggtcaacaaacaagctgctgcgggtctctcggcggctccgctgtcctcCGGCtcatagcgagatcaccggcgttatggtagcggggctaatagcacCGCTAATAGCCCTGCTACCGTaatgccggtgatctcgctatgagccgggggacagcggagccgccgagagacctttcgcctttcaacttttgctctaaactatttaaaacaccatctacagctaaagagagtttcgcgtctgctgcagccatgttggatccgtaagaaaactacaagcttccaagtgccgagtagtacgcgtcatcgttttgctgtccctccccgctctgtgattggatccctaaaacaggactaagaaacctctctggttgccagactggatggaggttcgaaatgaaattcgagcgcgcaaggcagtatgggtatacccaggctagtattTACTAGGCGTTGGGGTATGAACGTGTAAGaacggccttcaaaataaaagcaatgttCTGGTAAACTTCGACTGTATTTTTCCCAATCCCCCTCTAAAAATGGTGAGTCACTTATGAATACACGAATGGAAgcacataaaaaatgcataaacacgtaaactaactaactaaataaattaTCAAGGACAAAAAGCTCACGGTTCTTGACGATTGGTACTCTAGCATTTCAAGTGTAAGTAGCCTATTTAGGTGTTTGAGTAAAATCACGTTGATGAGCTATTcaagcattttaaatgtatgaGGGTAAATTGCTGTTTCCCTAACTAAGACGATCACAGAAAGTCGCCAGATAGAGATAAACAGACAGGTTCCCTTTTTAATCCGTAACAACAGTAACCAAGGAGTgtagaagaaggagaagacaTGGGGTCAAATGACGTCATATTCTTGGGGTACAACACCTGCGCAGTAATCTGTGGCCTACACCTGCCGATCAAAACACGTCATTTAGCCACTCCTCCCTCTGCACTCCTTGGGCAATGCCCCTTGttgaatacaaataaataaatgtatagtaAACAGGTTCGTGTCTCCCTAAAgactaaattaaataataaactcaCGCTTATCTCCTGTTGTTTTCGTCTAACGCTAACTTTATCTCCAAAGTACAGTAAATATATTCTTAAATATTTTCGAGGGGGACTGAAATATAGTTGTTTATTTATGACAGCTAACGACAATAAAACTTGGAGTCCTTAGGGGGAACTACAGGGGCAAAAGGTAAAATGTTGTCTGTTGCCACTTTAACACAATTAAATTGCCCTGTATGGTGTATAACCTCCAACTTTTCCACTTGAGCTGCTCAGTGGCCAGCGAATAAGTATGTTAAACTGAGTGAGTAAAATCCTTCCTCAAGTTTCACagcaaaagtttttaaaaaatcagtttcatCAAGtacaaattataaaataattaacataAAGTTTCTTAATTGTTTTAGGTTTCTAAAGCGATTGCAAAAATGAGAACCACTCTAATCTGCTGGGGAAACTCTTCATtcaatgagtaaaaaaaagcaattaaagcAGTGACGGTTTAATTACTGCAGTTTTGACCCATATGTAACTTAAACTAAATCTCCTCCTTACTTGAACTCCTTCTTGTTTTAGACCATAACTCATTTTGGCAAGAAGACATTGCAGGCAGGAAATAACGTCTGTAGTGGCCACTAATCACTGTTCCCTGGAGGCTAAACTGCACTGCTGCATTTCGTTGGCttttcattcagaaaaacaTAATGACCACAAACAGAAATTTGATTAAAACAAATACTGATATGTTTTCGGTTGTTTTGCTCTTGGCTGCAGTCATGCAAATTCGAAGTAGGGCATACAGACGTTATCACAACATTAGGCTACACAAAGTATCCCAAATGGAAAGGGGATACTTTTATTGATGGTCTCAGTGGTCTTCAGCACACAATGAACGGATTACGCCTCCTCCCTTTATCCGCCAATTCAGGGGGATGCAGCCAATCAGCAGCCTCTGCTCATTGTGTACAAACAGAGCATCGTGCGCCCTGCAGCCTTTAAAATCGCCCTGCAGCAATAGATGACCAGAGCAGACCAGAGAGATACAGCAACAGCAGCTTCCTCTGAACTACAAGGAAACTTTTCCCACCAAAACCATCTGAAGGATGAATCCCATCAGGCGCAGAGAGTCGGTGTGCAGGAGTCTGTTTGGCCCGGTGGACCGCGAGCAGCTGCGCCGGGACTTGACGCAGAGGATGAAGGAGATCGCAGAGCAGGACAGCCGCCGCTGGAACTTTAACTTCCAGACAGAAACGCCACTTCCCGGCAGGTTTCAGTGGGAGGAGATCCCCGCAGACTGCGCCGCTGCTGCCTATCAGGAGTCCGCACAGGTGAAGGACGACATCTGTTCTCCACACACTGGTGAGGGAGAGGACAGGCTGAGCGACCGTGAGGAGAGCACAGGGGCCGACCAGGAGAACTGCTCCAGCATCTCCAACACGCACAAGCGTCCCGCAGAAGTGACGCCCGTCCGGAGAAAGAGGTCCCTCTCAAAACCTGCAGCCAAGCCCAGGAGCAACGCACGAATTACAGGTGAGGCAAACATCCATACATAACTTTGTTTGTTCATGCTGCAGGTGCACGCTTATTCTATTATAATGAGTAAtatattaagtcattaaacatgtttttcttattatttttttctggcagATTTCTTCGCAAAGAGAAGGAGGACAACAGAAACCAAGAGCATCCTGAATCCGTTCCACACAAGTTCCAGTGAAGCAGCTTTTTGCAAAACAATAAGGTGAACATGCTGCTGAAAATGGACTACTTATATTTTTGTGGACTGGACCACTGCACCAAAGGagcttattttatgttattttaattttattcctctttattttattttattgccatttttattaatttgtgaaCCCAGGTTAAATTATGccattttctgttatttattttatttatggcctatatttaatttctttgcatttttccattccacaaatatgtttgtttattgatgtttatttctcattttcgtCTGGGTTGTTGTTATGTGAGTAAGAACATTTAAACAGCTCAATGAAATTTTTGtttctgtatctgtttttgtatcttgttggtgtatttctgtaatatttgCTGCTGGTGTAAAGCACTGTTATGTCCTTTGATATGTTCGCCTAAATTAACTGAGATTGTAAATGCCTACAAGTATTGTAAGTTTAATAAACTGTTTTATCAGTGAAACTAATTATGCTTCTGATTGAGTGATGATTATGTTTTCCTGCTGTCGCCTCGGAGAACCTTTCCTTTTTGAGATATagcacattaaaacatttcatat
The Centropristis striata isolate RG_2023a ecotype Rhode Island chromosome 2, C.striata_1.0, whole genome shotgun sequence DNA segment above includes these coding regions:
- the cdkn1ca gene encoding cyclin dependent kinase inhibitor 1Ca, which codes for MNPIRRRESVCRSLFGPVDREQLRRDLTQRMKEIAEQDSRRWNFNFQTETPLPGRFQWEEIPADCAAAAYQESAQVKDDICSPHTGEGEDRLSDREESTGADQENCSSISNTHKRPAEVTPVRRKRSLSKPAAKPRSNARITDFFAKRRRTTETKSILNPFHTSSSEAAFCKTIR